A single region of the Marinilabiliales bacterium genome encodes:
- a CDS encoding HlyD family efflux transporter periplasmic adaptor subunit has protein sequence MKITRKNIAIGSGISVLLVLMIVFLTTGSDSSEHNFFEVPGGRFEVLVTVTGELESENQVLIEAPRELQSRNIRLRGIPIQDLIPEGSEVNRGDWVATLDRTEAELSLRDLEDQMLREEAQYNAAILDTTIQMSRRRDELINLEHAVEERRLILEQSAYEPPATIRQAEINLDRAIRDLEQARVNYVLYEKRASGTVKEAALNLERRIRRFRALQDVMDKFVITAPQSGMVIYHREWSGQKRTVGSNINPRDLTVAVMPDLTSLVSRAWVSEIDVTRVAPGQPARIGVDSYPGRTYSGTVVEVSNVGQELPGTEAKVFEVLVHIDRVDYVLRPAMTSSNSIVVASYDDVEYIPLAALHEQDGISYVYHSDGTRQVVITGDSNENFVIVEQGLEEGDMVYLDKPEDSALFPFNGTELLADDVQQ, from the coding sequence ATGAAGATCACCAGGAAAAATATTGCGATCGGTTCAGGAATCTCAGTTCTTTTGGTGTTAATGATAGTTTTTCTGACTACAGGAAGTGACAGTAGTGAACATAATTTTTTTGAGGTTCCGGGAGGAAGGTTTGAGGTACTTGTTACCGTAACCGGGGAACTGGAATCGGAAAACCAGGTTCTGATCGAGGCCCCACGCGAATTGCAGAGCCGGAATATAAGGCTCAGGGGTATTCCCATCCAGGATCTTATACCAGAAGGTTCAGAGGTCAACAGGGGCGACTGGGTGGCTACACTCGACAGGACCGAAGCAGAGTTGTCATTGCGGGATCTCGAGGATCAGATGTTGAGGGAAGAGGCGCAGTATAATGCTGCAATATTAGATACAACAATCCAGATGAGCAGGAGGCGTGATGAGCTTATAAACCTTGAACATGCTGTCGAAGAGAGAAGGCTGATCCTTGAGCAGTCGGCCTATGAGCCGCCCGCCACTATAAGGCAGGCTGAGATAAACCTTGATCGGGCGATACGGGATCTTGAGCAGGCCAGGGTAAATTATGTTCTTTATGAGAAAAGGGCTTCAGGGACAGTAAAAGAGGCAGCCCTGAACCTTGAACGGCGCATACGGCGCTTCCGGGCTCTTCAAGATGTGATGGACAAGTTTGTTATAACCGCCCCGCAGTCGGGTATGGTGATCTATCACCGTGAATGGAGCGGCCAGAAAAGAACTGTCGGTTCAAATATAAATCCCCGTGATCTCACGGTAGCCGTGATGCCTGACCTGACATCCCTGGTTTCGCGTGCATGGGTCAGTGAAATAGACGTGACCAGGGTTGCACCCGGACAGCCGGCGAGGATCGGGGTGGATTCATATCCCGGACGCACATATTCGGGCACGGTTGTGGAAGTTTCAAATGTGGGACAGGAGCTGCCCGGCACTGAGGCAAAGGTATTTGAGGTACTGGTGCATATTGACCGGGTTGACTATGTCCTGCGCCCTGCAATGACCTCAAGCAATTCAATAGTTGTCGCTTCGTACGATGATGTTGAATATATTCCCCTGGCTGCACTCCATGAGCAGGACGGGATATCATATGTATACCACAGTGACGGAACGAGGCAGGTAGTGATAACAGGCGATTCGAATGAGAATTTCGTGATTGTCGAACAGGGGCTGGAAGAGGGAGACATGGTTTACCTCGACAAGCCTGAAGATAGCGCCCTCTTTCCCTTTAACGGTACAGAGCTACTCGCAGATGACGTTCAGCAATGA
- a CDS encoding ferredoxin: MANNINIKIDGVDVQVEEGKTILDAARAINVHIPTLCYHEDLCVAGNCRVCVVEVTGAKALVASCAMPVSEGMEVETNTLKVRSARKNIIELLLSEHNADCTNCYKNKQCELQDLASEYKTSGESLYLDLVPLKNYTIDDFSPSIIKDDSKCIRCQRCVRTCEELQHVSALGVAYKGDKMKISTFFENSMFDVVCTNCGQCINRCPTGSLIERNYVDEVWDAIYDENKHVVVQTAPATRVALGEDLGLETGKVVTGKMVSALKRVGFDSVLDTDFTADLTIMEEGTELLTRLKKALVDKDPTAKLPMATSCSPGWIKFIEHTFPEYLDNLSTCKSPQQMFGALAKTYYAQKRGIDPENIVSVSIMPCVAKKFEADRPEMRSSGYKDVDYVLTTRELARMIKQAGLDFNGLPEDNYDSIMGESSGAAVIFGATGGVMEAALRTAYEIVTGREVPFENLNITPVRGMDGVKEATVKIEGTLPDWSFLEGAELKTVTAHGLTNAKLVMEKVKSGEADYHFIEIMACPGGCIGGGGQPIPTNMEIRKKRTEAIYMEDSGKPIRKSHENPEVAAIYKEFLGEPCGHKSHELLHTHYKARHRY; encoded by the coding sequence ATGGCTAATAATATAAATATAAAGATAGACGGTGTAGATGTTCAGGTTGAAGAAGGCAAAACCATACTTGATGCAGCCAGGGCCATTAATGTCCATATACCTACCCTGTGTTACCATGAGGATCTTTGCGTTGCCGGCAACTGCCGGGTGTGCGTTGTGGAAGTAACCGGAGCAAAAGCCCTTGTAGCTTCCTGCGCAATGCCCGTATCGGAGGGTATGGAGGTTGAAACCAACACCCTTAAGGTAAGGTCAGCAAGGAAGAACATCATTGAATTGTTGCTGTCAGAGCACAACGCCGATTGCACCAACTGTTACAAGAACAAGCAGTGCGAATTGCAGGATCTGGCAAGCGAATACAAAACCTCAGGCGAGTCGCTTTACCTGGATCTTGTCCCTCTCAAGAATTACACTATCGATGATTTTTCACCTTCGATAATTAAGGATGACAGTAAGTGCATCCGTTGTCAGCGTTGTGTGCGGACATGTGAGGAGCTGCAGCATGTGAGTGCGCTTGGTGTTGCATACAAGGGAGACAAGATGAAGATATCGACCTTCTTTGAAAATTCCATGTTTGATGTGGTATGTACCAATTGCGGGCAGTGTATCAACCGGTGCCCGACAGGATCGCTTATAGAGCGCAACTATGTGGATGAAGTATGGGATGCCATTTACGACGAGAATAAACATGTTGTGGTGCAGACGGCACCTGCAACAAGGGTTGCTCTTGGTGAGGACCTGGGACTTGAAACTGGCAAGGTTGTAACCGGCAAGATGGTTTCAGCCCTTAAGAGAGTAGGTTTCGACTCGGTTCTTGATACAGACTTTACAGCCGACCTCACTATAATGGAAGAGGGTACAGAACTTCTCACCAGGCTGAAGAAGGCGCTGGTGGACAAGGACCCAACCGCTAAACTCCCTATGGCAACATCATGTTCACCGGGCTGGATCAAGTTCATAGAACATACATTCCCGGAATATCTCGACAACCTCTCAACGTGCAAGTCACCGCAACAGATGTTCGGCGCCCTGGCGAAGACCTATTATGCACAGAAGAGGGGAATTGACCCTGAAAATATCGTTTCTGTTTCCATCATGCCGTGCGTTGCCAAGAAATTTGAGGCCGACAGGCCCGAGATGAGGAGCAGCGGCTACAAGGATGTGGATTACGTGCTTACCACCCGTGAGCTTGCCAGGATGATCAAGCAGGCAGGACTGGACTTCAACGGGTTGCCTGAGGACAATTATGACAGCATTATGGGCGAATCATCAGGAGCCGCAGTTATCTTCGGAGCAACCGGCGGTGTTATGGAAGCTGCCCTTCGTACTGCATATGAGATCGTCACAGGACGCGAGGTGCCTTTTGAGAATCTAAATATAACACCGGTAAGGGGTATGGACGGTGTGAAGGAGGCCACCGTGAAAATAGAGGGAACTTTGCCGGACTGGAGCTTCCTTGAAGGTGCGGAACTCAAGACTGTAACTGCTCACGGACTGACAAATGCCAAGTTGGTAATGGAGAAGGTTAAATCGGGTGAGGCAGATTACCATTTTATTGAGATTATGGCGTGCCCCGGTGGCTGTATTGGTGGCGGTGGCCAGCCGATACCGACCAACATGGAGATCAGGAAAAAACGCACCGAGGCGATCTATATGGAAGATTCAGGCAAGCCTATCAGGAAATCGCATGAGAATCCCGAGGTAGCAGCCATTTATAAGGAGTTCCTCGGGGAGCCCTGCGGACATAAGTCGCATGAGCTTCTGCACACTCATTACAAGGCACGGCACAGGTACTAA
- a CDS encoding NADH-quinone oxidoreductase subunit E, translating to MTYKKLKRIDLIFHEDCDCRQVLEKTFSKSNDEVINDILESGLKGRGGAGFPTGLKWKFTAEQPSDERFVICNADEGEPGTFKDREILFKVPSKVFSGMAVCAKVIGAKKGYIYLRGEYRFLLPQLTKALDVFHKEIKDLLDFEIIIQMGSGAYICGEESALFESMEGKRGEPRNKPPYPTIAGFRNKPTVINNVETLVYAFMICKHGPTRFKELGTSDSRGSKVFSVSGDTPIAGIYELELGMSLDHFVEEFGDGDTKAVQVGGAAGFCVPRKKFNDTIIGFEGVPTGGSMKVFNSSRSMYNVLHNYLEFFEEESCGQCTPCRVGCQQLIKGIEAVKKGEQKAAYLDQLMKLSETMKLASKCGLGQSVANSFSSIVDNFREEMIY from the coding sequence ATGACATATAAAAAGTTAAAGAGAATTGATCTTATCTTCCATGAGGATTGCGATTGCAGGCAAGTGCTAGAGAAAACCTTCAGCAAGAGCAATGATGAGGTCATAAACGACATACTTGAATCGGGCCTCAAGGGCAGGGGCGGAGCTGGTTTCCCAACCGGACTTAAATGGAAATTCACAGCCGAACAACCTTCCGACGAGCGCTTTGTGATTTGCAATGCCGATGAAGGAGAACCCGGCACTTTCAAAGACAGGGAGATATTGTTCAAGGTTCCAAGCAAGGTCTTTTCGGGTATGGCTGTGTGTGCCAAAGTAATAGGTGCCAAGAAAGGATATATCTATCTGAGGGGGGAATACAGGTTCCTTTTGCCGCAGCTGACCAAGGCGCTGGATGTATTTCACAAGGAAATTAAGGATCTGCTTGATTTCGAAATTATAATACAGATGGGAAGCGGCGCCTACATATGCGGAGAGGAGAGCGCTCTTTTTGAATCGATGGAAGGAAAGCGCGGAGAGCCCAGGAACAAGCCTCCCTATCCGACCATTGCAGGATTCAGGAACAAACCGACAGTTATAAATAACGTCGAGACCCTTGTATATGCCTTTATGATATGCAAGCACGGTCCGACAAGGTTCAAGGAGCTGGGCACTTCCGATTCCAGGGGGTCAAAGGTTTTCTCTGTTTCCGGTGATACTCCCATTGCCGGAATTTATGAACTGGAGCTGGGTATGTCGCTTGACCATTTTGTGGAGGAATTTGGCGATGGCGATACCAAGGCGGTGCAGGTTGGAGGAGCTGCCGGTTTTTGTGTGCCGCGTAAGAAATTCAATGATACCATTATCGGATTTGAAGGAGTTCCAACCGGAGGATCGATGAAAGTGTTCAACTCATCACGGTCAATGTACAATGTACTGCATAATTACCTTGAGTTTTTCGAGGAAGAATCATGCGGGCAATGCACACCCTGCCGGGTAGGGTGCCAGCAGCTTATCAAAGGCATTGAAGCTGTCAAAAAAGGCGAGCAGAAAGCTGCCTACCTGGATCAGCTTATGAAACTGAGCGAGACCATGAAGCTGGCCTCGAAATGCGGACTTGGCCAGTCGGTCGCCAACTCCTTCAGCTCAATAGTTGATAACTTCAGGGAAGAGATGATATATTAA
- the nuoE gene encoding NADH-quinone oxidoreductase subunit NuoE: MPEVQELVKSLAEKYGRKRENLLHILQGIVEQERYLSDVALTEVARELDLSAAQVYGTATFYSFLDTEPRGKYVVRVCRTISCDMKGKNRIIQAIEETLKIRLGETTQNNKFTLLETNCMGWCHEGPAMLINDQAYTNLTEEKVIEIIMDYAKE, from the coding sequence ATGCCAGAAGTTCAGGAATTAGTAAAAAGTTTGGCCGAAAAATATGGCAGGAAGAGGGAGAATCTCCTCCATATTTTACAAGGCATAGTTGAGCAGGAGAGATACCTGTCTGATGTGGCGCTGACTGAAGTTGCCCGGGAGCTTGACCTGTCTGCCGCGCAGGTTTATGGTACTGCTACATTCTACTCCTTTCTTGACACCGAGCCCAGAGGCAAGTATGTTGTAAGGGTGTGCCGTACAATAAGCTGCGACATGAAAGGGAAGAACAGAATTATACAGGCAATCGAAGAAACCCTCAAGATCAGGCTTGGTGAAACAACCCAGAACAATAAATTCACGCTTCTCGAAACAAACTGCATGGGATGGTGTCATGAAGGACCGGCAATGCTTATCAATGATCAGGCCTATACCAACCTGACCGAGGAGAAGGTGATCGAGATCATTATGGATTACGCTAAAGAATAA
- a CDS encoding DUF1330 domain-containing protein produces MAAYVIVDVKITDPGEYEEYKKHTPAAVKAYGGKFLARGGRVQNLEGDWNPERIVVLEFPSVERAREWWESDQYTFAREIRQRAATTGMIIVEGV; encoded by the coding sequence ATGGCAGCATATGTGATAGTTGATGTTAAGATAACCGATCCCGGCGAATATGAGGAATATAAAAAGCATACCCCGGCTGCGGTGAAGGCATACGGAGGAAAATTCCTTGCCCGCGGGGGCAGGGTTCAAAACCTGGAAGGGGATTGGAACCCTGAGAGGATAGTTGTTCTGGAGTTTCCATCTGTCGAACGTGCCAGGGAGTGGTGGGAATCCGACCAATACACATTTGCCAGGGAGATCCGGCAAAGAGCGGCAACTACCGGAATGATCATTGTTGAAGGGGTTTGA